In Vanessa atalanta chromosome 3, ilVanAtal1.2, whole genome shotgun sequence, one genomic interval encodes:
- the LOC125077304 gene encoding carboxy-terminal domain RNA polymerase II polypeptide A small phosphatase 1: MDASSIITQVSRDDEQLNNYGSDRGSPPGAQHNDGDGTPVSGSTPLGSKKSNGSGGFLRSLLCCWRGGRGKGPPGGNGTNSIDGRASPPLLVMSDHAARPLLPPVRHQDMHKKCMVIDLDETLVHSSFKPINNADFVVPVEIDGAVHQVYVLKRPHVDEFLRRCGELYECVLFTASLAKYADPVADLLDRWGVFRARLFRDSCVFHRGNYVKDLNSLGRDLRRVVIVDNSPASYIFHPDNAVPVASWFDDMTDSELLDLIPFFEKLSKVDSVYTVLRNSNHPYNPTQNNSPPT; this comes from the exons atgGACGCATCGTCCATTATAACTCAAGTGTCACGGGATGACGAACAATTAAACAACTATGGATCCGATAGAG gaTCGCCACCCGGTGCACAGCATAACGACGGTGATGGAACACCAGTATCAGGCTCCACCCCATTGGGGAGCAAGAAGTCGAATGGGAGTGGAGGGTTTTTACGATCTCTGCTGTGTTGTTGGCGAGGTGGGCGGGGAAAGGGTCCACCCGGTGGCAATGGCACAAATAGTATTGATGGCAGGGCTTCGCCCCCGCTCCTGGTTATGTCAGACCATGCAGCACGACCACTATTGCCACCAGTAAGACATCAGGATATGCATAAAAAATGTATGGTTATTGACCTTGATGAAACACTAGTACACAGCTCATTCAag CCGATCAACAATGCTGATTTCGTGGTACCGGTCGAGATCGACGGAGCAGTGCATCAAGTGTACGTGCTGAAGCGACCGCACGTGGATGAGTTCCTTCGGCGGTGCGGGGAACTTTACGAATGCGTGTTATTCACAGCGTCCCTTGCAAAGTACGCGGATCCTGTCGCTGATCTACTAGACAG ATGGGGCGTGTTCCGTGCTCGACTCTTCCGCGACAGCTGTGTGTTCCACCGCGGGAACTACGTGAAGGACCTCAATAGTCTCGGACGCGACTTGCGTCGAGTCGTCATCGTCGACAACTCGCCCGCTTCGTACATATTCCACCCGGACAACGCT GTACCTGTCGCGTCATGGTTCGACGACATGACAGATTCAGAACTTTTGGACTTAATACCATTTTTCGAGAAACTCAGCAAGGTTGACAGTGTATACACAGTGTTGCGCAACTCGAATCACCCCTACAACCCCACACAGAACAACTCGCCGCCCACATAG